GGCCTAAGTGTAGAAGAAATGGCCCTGAGAGAGACATCACTGGAAAGAAgagtctctcccctttcttgtgcaGCACTATTccccttaaaaacaaaaacaaatagtccaacaaaccaaaacaaaaccttcactatatttggctatttttccctgtACCCTCTAGACTACTCCTCAAATCCTAGGGGGTGGTAATCAGAAAAGTAGAAATGCCATCCAGGAGAGAGAATTTGATGGAAATTGTCAGACACGAAAAAGTAACTTGGAGAAGATGAAACAAGAGACTGAGAGAAAAAAACAACCAAGAACTTCAGTTAAATTATAGCATTCAATGAGAGCACCATAAGGAAATGCTAATGAGGTAGACAGAGGAGTTTTATAAATAAGGCTGAGGCTAGATGATAGCCGCTCTAGTCCCAAAAAGATACTAGGGTGTTTTGAAGGCTCCTAATCACCCCAAAATTACTGTTTAATATAGGAGCCAACGTATATGACAAAACACACAAGTCCCTAAAAAGACTACACCGAAGAACAAAATCTTTTAAGGAGGGTCACTCCATGAATTATCACTGCTTCATCTTAAGGACTACAGACCGGAAGTCAATAAAGCAGAGAGGTAATATATCCTGCTGTTTTGCTGACTTCCTGGCAGCATTTGTTCTAATAAATATGGAAATATTATGGAAGAAAATCGCTGTCAATGGCAATACCCCATGATCTCAAATCTGTTTTGGGGGCTTTGCATTTGGTTATTTGGCCAGAGTGGAGGTAAATGCAGACAGAATCTGGTCAGAAAAAATCCTAATAAAAAAATGGATTAAGGCAGGGTTGTGTGTTTGCACCAACCCGCTTGCATTATATCTAGCACATTTAAACTCACAATTGTTATTATCTCGATCATTCTCTCCAAAGACGGTTGTAGAACAAATCCAGTGTCTGCATCAGGTAAACAATCTGGAAATAATGAGTCTTACATATATCAGGGTTTCAAACGGTATCAAATGTTTTCCACACGTATTATCTAGAAACTATACAGACAGTAAATATGAAACAAACAACAAAGTTGTTCCTTTTGACCAAAATACAAAGTAGTGTAGGTGGTTTTGGGGGACATAAAGAAGAAGAAACAGACACATAAAATTGTCTAAGTATAAATGTTCAGTATAAAATGTTCAGtataaaatgttgaaaaataatgaaaatggggTACTCAGCAAGGGGTGTTGAAGCTTGTGTACACTGTAGGCCTCAATTTGTGATATggaatttgaaggtttttcgcataCTTCTTTGCTGCATGCTTCTAAATCAACGGGGCATTCCTAGGTGTTAGATGGGACACAAATAATATGTTTTGAGGGTAAAGATACTCGAGACAGATTGGAAAACCAGTTGCTAAGGAGTCTGTTGTCAATGCCCATATCAAAGAAGGAGCAATCATTACATCTACAGACAGGTTTCATTGTGAGGCAGAATTTGGCAACTCCTCAGACGCAGAGATTTCAGCAGAGGCTTACCTCCTTACCCATTAATAAAATATCAAGGCTCTGATTAAACAAAGTTGTAACTAGTAAGCTAAAATGGGCACAGGAGGTAAGGAATAAGATGGTTGCTATGAAAATATGTTATAAGCAGGATACTGGAAGTCTAATGTCTCCTTTTAATCTTCTTAAAAAAGGGATTAAATATTCTTGCCTCTCTATTGGCCATGTCACTAACGATGTGGGCAGAGAACAATGAACCCAGGCCGACAGTCATTCCAAGCACACTTGCagagtgtgcacatgcatgtggagGCACCCAATAAATGCAGGCTAACTGCTTACTTGAGGTCGACTGGACTGGCTCACCTGCAGATAAAACTGCACAAGGAATTAGATCAGCCTGTAACAAGTGCAAAATTGTGTGCAGCCCTAGGCAACAtgcagaatggaaaaaaaaaaactggggtgCGTGGTTTCACACACAAGTTTTACAAATTAGCACCTGGGTTACTTTTTGGAAAAGCTTAGGGAGgtagttggggtggggtggggtggggggggggggggacttctcCTGCCAACGATGAGAGGGGAATGAATTATAATAATGATTCCCAAGGCAGGGTGAGACCCCACTACACTGGGCTCCTACCTCCCTTTATATATGATCAATGCAGACACCAAAATCATCAGTAAGCTATTGGCCTGCAAGCTGACGGTGTTACGCACCTGTTGGCCAATAAGGATAAATCTGGCTTTACTCTGTATAGGAGTACAATCTAATCTATGACGTTTGACACAAGTGGAACACTATGTTCGTAAAAGGGATAGTATGCTGTGGCTTCATTCGATCTCAGAAGGCCTCAGATATGGTCAGGTGAGACTATGTGTTTGGGGTTTTGAGATAGATTCATTTTAGACTAGGTGGAATCCAATGTATCAAATTGCCCTAAGGCCACTATTACCTATGctgtttgccctggccattgaaccACAAGCAAGTAAGCTGCGCAGTGAGATGGCAGGTAGAGTATTCAAATTGGGCTTGCAATGCACGTGGTGTCGATGTATGTGGAAGACACTCTGGTTTACTTGAATGATCAGATAGATTTGTGACCCACTTATTGCGCCTTCTAGAAGACTTTGAGGATGTCGGGACTGACCACCAATAGGAACAAATCCTGTATGTCTCTATGGGTGATCTCATGGATGTGCTGCTGGAGTGACTCTCCGATTTGGGGATAGTGTGGCAGCCCAGGTCCTTCAACTATCTGTACACCTGTACATTGGCTCAAGAGCCTGACTTGAATATTGAGCTCCTACCTGAAGATCTGGAATGTTTTATTATCCTACTGGCGGAGGCTGCCTCTGTCCCTTGCATGGAGGATGCTGGTTTGTAAAATTATTATACTTCCTAGAGGTCTACGTATGTTTCAGGGTCCAATGTATCTGTTGCCCCAGTCTTTCTTTCGGCAGGCTGACCAGATCCTTACTTTATTGCTTTGGGATGGCGCACGTCCTATAATTAAACGGAGTGCACTTAAAACTTCCATTTGATGAGGAAGGACTTTAACTTCCAGACTTTCAATATTACTACATGGCCTCATAGCTGCCACACTTACCACTGTGGTAGTCTAATGCCCCTAATATGGAAAAGGTGGTCTTTGTGGGCTGCTACCCCTTGGTGTGGCACACTTTGACATTACATCTTGtggcacagatgtctcaagtctGGGACAGCTTCTGTAGAAACGTGGCGGGGGTACTTCTTTCGGATACAATGTGAATATTTGGACCTACCCGGCTTTTCAGGATCTCAAATACATTGCCTGGAGGATGGACAGGGCTAATTTCTGACCTTTGTTAAACTGGTCAGAGCGGTACATAGGTGCTGGGTGGGTTTgccaagtgactcccagagtcaCGTAATCACACTGATCTGCCCCCACCACCTGTAATTCTACCATGGCAATATGTGCCCCTGATTTATAAGGCGGTGATACAAGATATGAAACACCCTCCCTTCACAATACCAGCTACGCGGGAACATGATATGGGTGCCCGTTTACAGATTGATTGCAACCGGTTCTAGGGTTCCATAAAAAGGTGTTCAATAATGATAGGTTCCGTCTTGTACAGTTTAAGATATTTCATTGTGCCTATCTCACAGCATCCCCATCACTAGCAAACTTGACCTGACAGAGACTGGGGAATGTCCTCGGTACCAACAACTTGTGGCTGACCTACTCCATGTGTTATGGACATGCCAGTGGTTGAAAACAATTGGACACTTGTGATTGAAAATGTATCTGCAATACCATCGCCAAGGGTGGCTTGCATCcaatatttaaaaacaaagaaattagTATCAGTTTGCGTCAATGGTATTGCTGCTGCAAAAGGCAGAATAATGATTCACTGAACCcagcctgggggtccctgaaaaaAGCTGTGATTCACAGATGCTCTGGAATGGATGTTATCCGAAGAAATACTGCCTACAATGGCGTAGTTAATTTATGATAGAGGCCTCTGAGGACATTCAAGTTTGGCAGACAATGGCGGATATTTTGTTACAGAAGGACCTGGACCCACCACTTGATGACGTCTTCAAGAGGCATATCCCTTGAGCAGCCTCTGTGCAAAATGGGAGTTGGTATTTAATGTAACAGGGTACTGCTGCTGATTGGGCAGGCACGGGGTGCATCCCTTGTTTGATAACTTTTACTGGGAATTCTCTAGTTTGGGTCATTGTTGACTTGATGTTGTAAttatttataaaacaaataaacaaatttaaaaaaagattctcGTCTCGCACATCTCGAAACTTGATATAATTTATTTAGATTTTAAAAAGTCAGTAACGTTGGTTAAGGCCATCCTGgcataaaggaaaaatgttttcatgTATCAGAGCTCATTAACTTTAGTTTGAGATGGGACATTTTAAAAGGTGTAACTGGTCTATTCCTTTCTATTGCATACTGTTATCTACAAACAAGTGCCATTAGATCCAGGTGATTGTTTGTGTAGTATAGTAATATCGATATTCACATTTTACTAGCCTGTTCCCATTTAAGGCTATAGGGCAAGATGTTTAAGACCAGTGCTTTTAAAATATGAAATTAAATCTTATTAGTCGGGAAAAACCTTTTATTAGATATGAAATTTTTAGATGTAAAATGAGTGTTGGGAATTTATTTATTCTtagaaatccattaaaaaaaaatacagtttttaaaatgtttatgttctTGTTGATCACTGTGAAAATTCATTGTAAGCTTCATTTCTTATCCATTATTGGATATATATGCTTAATAGACTATTGCCTAAGTAAACTTTTTTTAACAGAACCACCAACTTAAACATCTACCTGCAGCACGGCCAATTGTCGTCCATAATAAAATATATTCcgttttcaaaagaaaaagaaacacacagCTATTAAGTCAACTTCTTTTCGGAATCATTTCCAAACATTTATTTACAATGAATTAATTCATAATTTCTAAAATATTTCATTCCAGCTTTTCAAACTAACCCACCAAGCCCTAAGAAGCagttaaataaattaataatacaGATGTTACAATTTGCCTGACAATGCACTGAAAAGAGCACTGGCCACAAGAGCATCAAGGCAACCAAACAATCCAACTTTACTGTACCACACTGAAAGAAGTCTTAATTAAATTGCTTATTCAAAAGAGatacaaaacaaacatgtttttgcaaagtgtatgTCACAATTTTTGAGAAAGGGGTACAAATGGTACTAAATCGAATTtgcttttaaattattatttgggCATCATACAGATCACAGGGTGTCTAAGAAGCGTGATCGGTGCAGACATGATTTTTTACTAACAGCAACACGGTTTCTTCTATTTCTGTTCGATTAAAAAAATAGGTAACTTTCAgaaaaaatatttcagaaaaaaTACATGCAATTCTCAGTGCTCGTTCAAAGCACAAATTAGAAATTATATTGTTCAGAAACTTTTCACAAAATATTTAAGGATGTTAATCTTTCACCAAAGGCTCCAAGGCACACGATCAGTCTTCATACTGTATTTGAGCCCGCATCTCCCTGGTCATGTAAGTTATAAGCGCCTTCACCACAGTTTGCTTCAGAGTTGAATTCCCCATCACAAGAAGAATCAACTGTGAAGCGGTGGTCCAGTCCAGAGTCCTGATAACGGCTGAAACCTCATCGTAAAGTTTCTGCTGCTCACATGGAGTCATTTCCATAATGATTTGAGGTACAGGTTTGAACTGGCCGCTAGTCATCCAGGCACCTAGCAACCCCCCCACTGCACCACCTAAAAGGAAACAAACagtatttaaaaatgaatgtcTTTAACTACCGTGTGTTAAGAACCCAGTATCCAAGGCTGCAGTGCAGATATAGCATCCGAAAAGCATCTAAATCAAACCACAAACAAAGAAGATGCTAGACACCCCGCCCTTTGCTTTGCTCAAGTTAAAGGTGATTTCAAAATGGCATTAACTTTTTATGAACGTTACAAAGATCATGAGAACACACAAAGCAATATACAGCATAAATGAATTTGAAGATAAAGTGTCCTTACCAACATACAACACATAGTATATACGCAGATTTAACAGTTTAACATGCGGTTTATAATGAGACCCTAACGTTGAGAGGTGAAGCTCTGAACTgaccaatgctcctccaccagtgcttaatatgagccaggggggccaccagcactcatttttggagacaggcacTTTTTTTCAATCAATCAGACATTTCCTAAGAGCAGGAGAGTTAAACACTCAAAGGCAAaacggaggaggaagagaaaaacgggaaaaaaacatcacaatgggagaaatcaggaacctgcaagagtgtaaTAAGGGAGGGTgcttggcagtggattaaagaggtttGAGGGTGATTCAAGTCtgcgcagccttggtattcagcacgtTGTATTTAGTAGTGCGAGCTGAGCCAAGCTTTCGCCACTggcatttattcttttacaaattaagtataGTCCTCTCCCGATTTAACTTGGTAGATCGCAGGACATTGACTATGCTATTTATCTCATGAGGAGCAATTATTGACAAAGATAGTTAACAAGGACCACATCACAAGGAATGACCCATTATCAGTGGTGAAGTGCTTcaacattttcaacaaaaaaagcTAAATATTTTGCAAAGCAAAAAG
This portion of the Pleurodeles waltl isolate 20211129_DDA chromosome 12, aPleWal1.hap1.20221129, whole genome shotgun sequence genome encodes:
- the C12H19orf12 gene encoding protein C19orf12 homolog isoform X6; its protein translation is MAAAEVEAVMELLCHVAETDKIKAAVKHSTRGALYAGAAAFMGGLVGGPPGIAVGGAVGGLLGAWMTSGQFKPVPQIIMEMTPCEQQKLYDEVSAVIRTLDWTTASQLILLVMGNSTLKQTVVKALITYMTREMRAQIQYED